A region of the Mycoplasma capricolum subsp. capricolum ATCC 27343 genome:
CATTTACTTAAATCATAACCAGCATCATGTAAATGACAAGTATCTAAACAAACTCCAACCTTATCTTTATTTTTAACATTATCTAAAATGTATTTAAAATCTTCTAATTTAGAACAAACTTCAGTACCTTTACCACTCATAGTTTCTAAAGCAATTTTTACATTAACTTGATAATTACTTACCATATCTAAAGCTTTAATGATTTGATTTAATGAATCTTTGTAATTTCCAGTAGTATAAGAACCAGGATGTAATACTAAAGTTGGAATTTTAATTTCTTCACATCTTTTGATTTCTTGAATTAAAAAATTTACAGCAAATTCTCACTTGTTTTGATCAACACTATTTGCAATATTAATAATATAAGGAGCATGTACTACTAGATCTTTTGCATCAATTTTATAGCTATTCATTAATTCATGCATTTGATTAATATATAAATGATTAGTATTAGTTCTTAGTGTACTTTGTGGAGGACCTGTAAAGATCATAAAAGTATTTGCTTTATAACTAATAGCTTCATTAACACTTCCAACTAAATAATTATTTTGTTTATTCATACTAACATGACAACCTAGTAAAACTTTATCCATTATATTTCTCCATTCTTTTTAAACATTCTTTTTTATCATTATTTAATAATGTTTTTAATTGATCTAAACTATTTATTTTTTGATTATCTCTTATATAATCTAGTAATTCAAAAGTAATTTTACTATTGTAAATATCATTACTAAAATTAAAGATATAAGTTTCAAAAACTTTTAAATTATTTCTATTTATTCAATGATCTCCCATACCAAATTGTATATTTTTATCACCTATTATTACTTTTACTAAATAAACACCATTTTTAATTACTAAACTATCATTAGTTAAAATATTTGCTGTTGGAAAACCAATAGTTCTTCCTAAATGATTACAATGAGTTACTATTCCACTAAATGTATAGTTAAATCCTGCTATATTATAAAAACTATTTATATCAGCATTAACTAGAGATTGTTTTGCATTATTAATATCTGTTAAATCATCTTCTATGTAAGTATTAGGAAAAATATTTTGAATATTACTTATTTTCTTAAAACTTTTTGTAATATAAACTTTTGTAAATTGATATTTATTAATTAATTGATTAATATCTTGTTTATTTAAATCAATAAAGTGATATTTTTGATTTTTAAATATTTTTAATTGATAATCTGAGCAAATATAGTCAAAATCATTTTTATTTAAACTATATCCAAAAATAATTAATTGATCTTTATTAAATTTATTTAAAAGTTTAGTAGTTAAATACTTAAAATCACA
Encoded here:
- a CDS encoding deoxyribonuclease IV, translating into MDKVLLGCHVSMNKQNNYLVGSVNEAISYKANTFMIFTGPPQSTLRTNTNHLYINQMHELMNSYKIDAKDLVVHAPYIINIANSVDQNKWEFAVNFLIQEIKRCEEIKIPTLVLHPGSYTTGNYKDSLNQIIKALDMVSNYQVNVKIALETMSGKGTEVCSKLEDFKYILDNVKNKDKVGVCLDTCHLHDAGYDLSKWTEFKEQIKQNFNLDKVLCIHLNDSKNMISSHKDRHANIGYGFVGFDTLVNVVFDKDFSNISKILETPYIDKKAPYKIEIEDLLNKTFTNRL
- a CDS encoding riboflavin kinase, whose translation is MNGQFIALFCDFKYLTTKLLNKFNKDQLIIFGYSLNKNDFDYICSDYQLKIFKNQKYHFIDLNKQDINQLINKYQFTKVYITKSFKKISNIQNIFPNTYIEDDLTDINNAKQSLVNADINSFYNIAGFNYTFSGIVTHCNHLGRTIGFPTANILTNDSLVIKNGVYLVKVIIGDKNIQFGMGDHWINRNNLKVFETYIFNFSNDIYNSKITFELLDYIRDNQKINSLDQLKTLLNNDKKECLKRMEKYNG